One stretch of Novosphingobium pentaromativorans US6-1 DNA includes these proteins:
- a CDS encoding acyltransferase family protein translates to MMAGMSGCASMTARSPQRLLLLDGLRGIAAISVMGYHFGHVFHVKNLFARGYLFVDFFFILSGFVLTLALEPRLAKGWPPSAFIRARIIRLWPMAALGAVAGAMVMFATGGSGTVEIALTLLMALAMIPLTGIRDLEAFPLNGPQWSLLFELIANLVHAMLLQRLATKVLLGIAVISGTTEALVIFTYGSNRVGPDSLDWYAGLPRVAFAYTLGICFGRLWQSRRTRIESHWLVPFALISLLPIALCFTNGWLSRASGDALSVLVAMPALFWLAACGSVPSRLERVFSGLGILSFPLYAVHLPILKLFSHFDQSPITGVAALATSLMLAAGLGFTIDHRHKAKSASAQKLGEAGDLSHSQSSAKGKVDRQPPVEA, encoded by the coding sequence ATGATGGCTGGAATGTCCGGATGCGCCTCAATGACGGCTCGATCGCCACAGCGCCTGCTCCTGCTCGACGGCCTGCGAGGAATCGCCGCGATCAGCGTCATGGGCTATCATTTCGGTCACGTTTTCCATGTGAAGAACCTTTTTGCGCGCGGATATCTATTTGTAGACTTCTTCTTCATCCTCAGCGGCTTCGTTCTCACGTTGGCACTCGAACCGCGGCTGGCGAAAGGCTGGCCTCCCAGCGCTTTCATCCGCGCCCGTATCATCCGCCTCTGGCCGATGGCGGCCCTGGGCGCCGTCGCCGGCGCAATGGTCATGTTCGCGACAGGTGGATCGGGTACCGTCGAAATCGCCCTCACGCTCCTGATGGCCCTCGCGATGATTCCGCTCACCGGCATTCGCGACCTGGAAGCCTTTCCGCTTAACGGGCCGCAGTGGTCATTGCTATTCGAGCTTATTGCAAACCTTGTGCACGCTATGTTGCTGCAACGCCTTGCAACCAAAGTTCTGCTCGGCATTGCGGTCATTTCCGGAACTACCGAAGCGCTCGTCATATTCACCTATGGCAGCAACAGGGTCGGGCCCGATTCGCTCGACTGGTATGCCGGGCTGCCCCGGGTTGCCTTCGCCTACACCCTCGGCATCTGCTTTGGGCGGCTCTGGCAATCCAGACGCACTCGCATAGAAAGCCACTGGCTCGTCCCGTTTGCCCTGATCTCGCTCTTGCCGATTGCCTTGTGTTTTACAAATGGCTGGTTGAGCCGTGCCTCTGGAGATGCGCTGAGCGTCTTGGTGGCGATGCCAGCCTTGTTCTGGCTAGCCGCATGCGGGTCCGTTCCCTCACGCCTCGAACGTGTGTTCAGCGGCCTCGGAATTCTATCCTTTCCGCTCTACGCGGTGCATCTTCCGATCCTCAAGCTCTTCAGTCACTTCGATCAGTCACCAATCACCGGCGTCGCTGCGCTGGCGACCAGCCTGATGCTGGCTGCCGGACTTGGCTTCACCATCGATCATCGGCACAAAGCCAAGTCCGCGTCAGCGCAAAAGCTCGGTGAAGCCGGGGACCTATCGCACAGCCAAAGCTCCGCCAAAGGGAAGGTTGACCGACAGCCTCCTGTCGAAGCTTGA
- a CDS encoding glutathione S-transferase family protein, protein MSVPVFTIWGRLNSHNVKKVAWFAEELGLKYVRHDIGGQFGYTEDYLEKNPNRLIPTIEDGKLVLWESNAILRYMAAEYGGPRWYAHDPIDRALADRWMDWQITYADAQRLPFLSFARTKPEERDMSAIARDISRCAQQLAVMERYLGEKPWLSGGQFGIGDIPMGVYAYTWFSLPFDKPEFPNVTAWYERIRERPGFAQQVMIPLT, encoded by the coding sequence ATGAGCGTTCCGGTATTCACGATCTGGGGGCGGCTGAACTCCCACAACGTCAAGAAGGTCGCTTGGTTCGCCGAGGAACTGGGCCTGAAGTACGTGCGCCACGATATCGGTGGCCAGTTCGGCTACACCGAGGACTATCTCGAAAAGAACCCAAACCGCCTGATCCCGACGATCGAGGACGGAAAGCTGGTCCTGTGGGAATCGAATGCAATCCTGCGCTACATGGCAGCCGAATACGGCGGCCCGCGCTGGTATGCGCACGACCCTATCGACCGCGCGCTCGCCGACCGCTGGATGGACTGGCAGATCACTTATGCCGACGCCCAGCGCCTGCCTTTCCTCAGCTTTGCCCGGACAAAGCCGGAAGAGCGCGACATGTCCGCCATTGCGCGCGACATCTCAAGGTGCGCGCAGCAGCTTGCGGTGATGGAGCGGTATCTTGGCGAAAAGCCGTGGCTGTCGGGTGGCCAGTTCGGCATCGGCGACATTCCCATGGGCGTCTATGCCTATACCTGGTTTTCGCTGCCGTTCGACAAGCCAGAGTTCCCCAACGTCACGGCTTGGTATGAGCGTATCAGGGAGCGTCCCGGCTTCGCCCAGCAGGTGATGATCCCTCTGACATGA
- the secA gene encoding preprotein translocase subunit SecA: MLGALVKSIFGSSNERYVKSLEKIVQQINGFEPTLEACSDEELAAQTPKFREMLAAGATLDDILPEAFATVREASKRVFGMRHFDVQMIGGIVLHRGEIAEMRTGEGKTLVATTATYLNALEGKGVHIVTVNDYLARRDAEMMGQLHNFLGLTVGVIVPNLNEFERREAYAADITYGTNNEFGFDYLRDNMKHERSQMVQRPFNFAIVDEVDSILIDEARTPLIISGPTDDKSELYISVDAIVKQLDAEDYETDEKTKNITLTEDGVEKAERMLEDAGLLVGSNLYDVENTQVVHHLDQALKAVVMFKRDTDYIVKDNKVVIIDEFTGRMMDGRRWSNGLHQAVEAKEGVKIEPENQTLASITFQNYFRMYPKLSGMTGTAATEAAEFYDIYKMNVVTIPTNLPVARVDEEDEFYKNTLDKFAAIAKLIREKNEKGQPVLVGTVSIEKSELLSDFLNKEGVKHSVLNARFHEMEAHIVAQAGRYGAVTIATNMAGRGTDIQLGGNYEFRIDDELSEIPEGPEREAAIARIKMEVSDEKDRVIAAGGLCVIGTERHESRRIDNQLRGRSGRQGDPGLSKFYLCLEDDLLRIFGPDTLFAKMMNSNLADGEAIGSKWLSKAIETAQKKVEARNYEVRKQVVEYDDVMNDQRKVIYEQRSDIMDAETVDDVVVDMRNDTVNSLVADACPQGSYPEHWDVEGLKEKAKDILGVDAPIDAWIDEDGIEPEIVEERLAELAGAHMSAKMASDDPAIWRQVEKSILLDRIDHHWKDHLATLDALRQVVFLRAYAQKTPINEYKQEAFGLFEHMLDTIREDVTRILSVSELRIPEPAQLPELPDFLTGHIDPLTGLENSNDGDGSAERAALFGSLAGSPQATASPGGTAENPYADLPISRNAPCPCGSGSKYKHCHGALV, translated from the coding sequence ATGCTCGGCGCACTCGTCAAATCGATTTTCGGTTCGTCCAACGAACGCTACGTCAAGTCACTCGAAAAGATCGTCCAGCAGATCAATGGCTTTGAGCCGACGCTGGAAGCCTGTTCCGACGAAGAACTCGCTGCGCAGACGCCCAAGTTCCGCGAAATGCTGGCGGCCGGGGCGACGCTCGACGACATCCTGCCCGAAGCCTTCGCCACCGTGCGCGAGGCCTCGAAGCGCGTGTTCGGCATGCGCCACTTCGACGTCCAGATGATCGGCGGCATCGTCCTGCATCGCGGTGAGATCGCCGAGATGCGCACGGGCGAGGGCAAGACCCTTGTCGCGACGACCGCGACCTATCTCAACGCGCTGGAAGGCAAGGGCGTTCACATCGTCACGGTGAACGACTACCTCGCCCGCCGCGACGCGGAAATGATGGGGCAGCTGCACAATTTCCTCGGCCTGACCGTCGGCGTGATCGTGCCCAACCTCAACGAGTTCGAGCGCCGCGAGGCCTACGCTGCCGACATCACCTACGGCACCAACAACGAGTTCGGCTTCGACTACCTGCGCGACAACATGAAGCATGAGCGCAGCCAGATGGTGCAGCGCCCCTTCAACTTCGCCATCGTCGACGAAGTCGACTCGATCCTGATCGATGAGGCGCGTACGCCGCTCATCATCTCGGGTCCCACCGACGACAAGTCGGAGCTGTACATCTCGGTCGACGCGATCGTGAAGCAGCTCGACGCGGAAGACTACGAGACCGACGAGAAGACCAAGAACATCACCCTCACCGAGGACGGTGTCGAGAAGGCCGAGCGCATGCTCGAGGATGCCGGTCTGCTGGTGGGGTCGAACCTCTACGATGTCGAGAACACGCAGGTGGTTCACCACCTCGACCAGGCTCTCAAGGCCGTGGTCATGTTCAAGCGCGACACCGACTACATCGTCAAGGACAACAAGGTCGTCATCATCGACGAGTTCACCGGCCGCATGATGGACGGCCGGCGCTGGTCGAACGGCCTGCACCAGGCGGTCGAGGCCAAGGAAGGCGTCAAGATCGAGCCGGAGAACCAGACTCTCGCCTCGATCACCTTCCAGAACTACTTCCGCATGTATCCCAAGCTTTCGGGCATGACCGGCACTGCCGCGACCGAGGCGGCGGAATTCTACGACATCTACAAGATGAACGTGGTCACCATCCCGACCAACCTGCCGGTCGCGCGCGTCGACGAGGAAGACGAGTTCTACAAGAACACGCTCGACAAGTTTGCCGCCATCGCCAAGCTGATCCGCGAGAAGAACGAGAAGGGCCAGCCGGTCCTCGTCGGTACCGTTTCGATCGAAAAGTCGGAACTGCTTTCGGACTTCCTCAACAAGGAAGGCGTCAAGCACTCGGTCCTCAATGCGCGCTTCCATGAGATGGAAGCGCATATCGTTGCCCAGGCCGGTCGCTATGGCGCGGTGACCATCGCCACCAACATGGCCGGCCGCGGCACCGACATCCAGCTTGGCGGCAACTACGAGTTCCGCATCGACGACGAGCTCTCCGAAATTCCCGAAGGTCCCGAGCGCGAAGCTGCGATTGCACGGATCAAGATGGAAGTGAGCGACGAGAAGGACCGCGTCATCGCTGCAGGCGGCCTGTGCGTCATCGGCACCGAGCGCCATGAGAGCCGGCGCATCGACAACCAGCTGCGCGGCCGTTCGGGCCGTCAGGGCGACCCGGGCCTTTCGAAGTTCTACCTCTGCCTCGAGGACGACCTGCTGCGCATCTTCGGTCCGGACACGCTCTTCGCCAAGATGATGAACAGCAACCTTGCCGACGGCGAGGCGATCGGCTCGAAGTGGCTGTCCAAGGCTATCGAGACGGCGCAGAAGAAGGTCGAGGCCCGCAACTACGAAGTGCGCAAGCAGGTCGTCGAATACGACGACGTGATGAACGACCAGCGCAAGGTGATCTACGAGCAGCGCTCGGACATCATGGACGCCGAGACGGTCGACGACGTCGTGGTCGACATGCGCAACGACACGGTCAACTCGCTTGTTGCCGATGCCTGCCCGCAAGGGTCGTACCCTGAGCACTGGGATGTCGAGGGCCTCAAGGAAAAGGCGAAGGACATTCTCGGGGTCGATGCCCCGATCGACGCCTGGATCGACGAAGACGGCATCGAGCCGGAAATCGTCGAGGAACGCCTGGCCGAGCTGGCTGGTGCGCACATGAGCGCGAAAATGGCCAGCGACGATCCGGCGATCTGGCGCCAGGTGGAAAAGTCCATCCTGCTCGACCGCATCGATCATCACTGGAAGGACCATCTCGCCACGCTCGACGCGCTGCGTCAGGTCGTGTTCCTGCGCGCTTATGCGCAGAAGACGCCGATCAACGAGTACAAGCAGGAAGCCTTCGGCCTGTTCGAGCACATGCTCGATACGATCCGCGAGGACGTGACCCGCATTCTGTCGGTCAGCGAACTGCGCATTCCCGAGCCGGCCCAGCTGCCCGAACTGCCCGACTTCCTGACCGGGCACATCGATCCGCTTACAGGTCTCGAGAATTCCAATGACGGCGACGGTTCGGCCGAACGTGCGGCGCTGTTCGGTTCGCTTGCAGGCAGCCCGCAGGCGACGGCTAGCCCGGGCGGCACTGCCGAGAATCCCTATGCGGACCTGCCGATCAGCCGCAATGCGCCTTGCCCCTGCGGTTCGGGGAGCAAGTACAAGCACTGTCACGGCGCGCTGGTCTGA